The window atattttttcctCTAGCGTATATTATTTCATCACTTATTAAATAATTGTAAATGTATAAGGATTTTTATTAAGTATTAAAGAATCAATGTCTTTATTTATTGTAATACTAGGGTAAATATTCGTCCTCCTCAATCCTCATCCTTAAATTAGGTTTttagtttcttaattttatttgttgGTAAATATCGAATATTATTACGGATTTTATTTTGCAAAATGTTTTGAGAACGATAACAAATAAGCACACTACATAAAAGGGTTTCAGGAATATTTCTATCGCAATGATCGCTAAGAAGGGCCTCCACAAGCTCtaactattggccaacaatttGTGCGACAGTGGAACCTTTTTATGGTATTCTTTTGTTATGCATAGGAAATTTTGAGCTTGAACAAGCCACCGCACGTTTACGTAAacaactaataaaatatattatttgtattttttcttgtcaacaaaatatattatttgtttacttCCATTAATGTGTCAATAAATCCACTTACTCAACAAATTTACATTTCGTAATATGCACAATACAAACCACATGTTCTTAAATAATATAGGTCAACTTTAAAGGCCTAACCAATATCAAATAAACTCTGTTCTCGAGAACTAGCCACCATCAGGCTATTACTAATAacataatctatactatactaaaaggggatataagccatggagagggtgtccacataggatagaaaaatcaaccaatcagagaacccgaaattgccatatcatctcatttatttttcgtaaaaaataaaaaaaacaatgcgaaggtgagaatcgaacccgggttggtatgatatatatataggacagttaccactaagccattgacactttcttggacacatataaagaaccactaagtatataatcacaaacttttatgtacatttacaataatatgaattcaactttcaagactccgatactttgttttgtaaaaaaaaaaaagtaagtggctaagttaatatattcttagaaagtgtgagaacgttgacaaatatgaaaaatcatagatttttgttttcgtgacaaagttaagaattttgtaaaagtaagtttaacatataaattttcgtgacaaatatgaaaaagcatagatttttgtaaaattttgacaaaacaactcaaaacatacttctctaatgtcttaataaaatattatttaagggtgtaataattaaatatattaattcaataaattttgtaatttatagacaaaacaataacacaacaaattttgaaacatttgtttaacctatcgattttttttcatgagaatccaactaaacaagataaaacaaaaattagatttacaaatatttaattaccattttattcaattttgattaatttcaaattgtcataatgtatctttttgaagttacaaatatgaaaaagcatagatttttgtacaatttgacaaaacaactcaaaacatatttttctaatgtcttaataaaatattatttaaggatgcaataattaaatatattaattcaataaattttataatttatagacaaaacaataccacaacaaattttgaaacatttgtttaaccaatcgatttttttttcatgagaatccaactaaacaattagatttacaaatatttaattaccattttattcaattttgattcatttcaaattgtaataatgtatctttttgaagttacaaaaaaataatgttctttctttattacactagcattgtatatagattctatatacacaaaataaatataatataacaacataagcttgctttccccgattcatatgaaaactttttaagttatccaccaaagcaaattaattaaatcaatgaaattgttaaaatacagcaaattaatatataattttattttaaattaaattatttaaaaagtgtattttcgttaaaacaaaataataaataagtaaaactgatttgatggtaatttttatgatatatacatatatatatatatatatatatatatatatatatatatatatatatatatatatatatatcaattctgtgaaagaaatagaagcttaatatggaaaaaaatcttaaatacaaaaacttctaaaaattaacaaaaaaactaataaattaaactatgatatcacttaaaatcttcttagaccatattaataaaatatttaagcgataattagacaaatttgatttttttccagcaaaaaatttattattaattagcatcagttatttcaagatgtttaagaaatggtggacaaaaaaataagatggacattaatgatatatgaactatgaatagtactttgtgaagcagacttagataacatatctgcacatccatttccagtcctttttgatgcttaaattcaatttcttcagagtagttattccacaaatagatcgtatgagatattgttttgatatgtagatttgtttttttaatgttaagaagattgataactgtaaaaatgtctctttcgaatatgatatgtctataactgagtccccaacatgagacaagtttgtttaaaaagtaaataattttatttttcttatattatataatcaatatatattatttactgataataaaaatatagttattcatctatcataaatatctatgcaaatatgtgaatcaagtacaacaatcaaacaacataatgatttccacaaaaaaatttaaaaaatatatttatgttatgaagtcatattttatattctttaaataatgtaatgcaatattatacattattttttagaattgagaaatacatatatcagttagacaaattaagcgataattagacaaatttgatttttattttgtgagtaaaaagtttattattaattagcattacttatttcaagatgtttaagaaatgatggacaaaaaaataggatggacataaatgatatatgaactataaatagttttttgtaaagctgacttagataacacatatgtacatccatttccagtcctttttgatgcataaattcaatttcttcagagcagttattccacaaagagatcgtatgagatattgttttgatattcagatttgtttcttgattgttaagaagattgataagtgtaaaaatatttcattcgaatatgatatgtctataaccgagtccccaacatgagacaagtttgttaaaacgtaaataattccatttttcttatattatataataaatatatatatattatttactgataataaaaatatagttattcatctatcacaaatatctatgcaaatatgtgaattaagtacaacaatcaaacaacataatgattttcacaaagaaaatataaaaaatatatttatattatgtggtcttattttatattctttaaataatataatacaatattatacattattttttataattgagaaatacatataatatcttatccgcgcgtagcgcggttaaaaaatctagtaaaaaaataataaaaatctatgGATACAGTTAGCAACTCCAAGAGTTAATTTACAGCATAAACAAtgttaactaaaaaaatattaaagtcaAATTAAAAATGGCAAACAACTTTCGCAAAACGCGGTCCATTAATATGTATACATAACGTCTGCAATACACAAAAGATGTAACATCTTTTTTGGTCAAACCAAAGATTGTAACTTAATGGTTAATACAAGCATtgtatttttttcatgtttacataGCATGGTTAGTACGAATACTGGTTAATACTAGCATTGTTACATATGCTCATATTCGAACTCAGATTTGGTGTTCTGTATAtgaacaaaattatatttttgtaatattaatttaacaacacattagcaatattttatttaaactataactGCAAAAAAAACATACGATTTACGACGACCGAAATCATAGTTAATTCATTGTAAATGGATTTTacgaaaaaaaataataatgttatcGAAATTGTCATAAACTACCGGTTGTAACGGACATTTCATCGTAAAATCCTTGTAAACTTTACGATGATAAAGATTCATCGTAAATTCCAGAGATAGCGTCTCACTAGCTTGCACGTCAAAGAAACGCGCCTACTCAGGACCACCACTTCCTGCCTCCATGAATTGCAAAAACATTAGCTTTGGAGAAGAGACTACCGAGATTATGCAACACACCGCCAACATCCAAAACATAGGATTTGTTGTttggtatatattatttttgatttgaagttaagtaatttaaaaaaattagaatttaagattttaatTAGAGTTTAGGATATATGATTAATTTGAGGTATGATGTAGAtctatagtttagggtttaaagtttaaatttaatattttatctaaacttttaaaaatattaaaattttagattaaataaaaaatatttgagtttTAGAGGTTGTGTTTAAAATTTAGGTTTTAGAATTTTGgatttatttgaattttggaAACAAATGAAATGGAGTGAGAGAGAAAGTGAAACGAGGGTGAAAGGGACAATAAATTATTTCTCGCCCCTTAATTATGCATAACGTTTGAAACTGAAAATGTTATGTATACTACGTTTCCAAAAAGCATTTGCATAATTAAAACTGGACCAACCAAATATAGTTTTTGCATTTTCACAAATGGTATCTAAAAATAACGTATGCCAGacatagaagaaaagaaagaaaaaaacattattctcaacttttttttttttgggtacaaATGTTAAATACATTATTCTCAACTGCAATCAAAACCCCTATTTCTTGTATTAACAACTCGATTATCCATGCTTAAATAACACTCTACAAATTGGAAAGTTGTTATGATCGTATTATGTAAATTTTACTTCAGAAAATAGCCAGCGAGTCATGAGGTGGAGAACGTGGAGGTTAAAAATCATTGCATATATTCGTACGAAAAccagctttaaaaaaaaaaaaaaattattcgtACGTAACGAGTTAACTTCAAACCCCATGCAAATTCTCATGCACGGAAACCTTCCTATATAAACCCTTCCAAGTTCATTATTTAGTCATCATCATCAAATTAACCATCAACAAAAAGCAAATTTAGCTAAGAACCAAAGAAAGCAAAAACCACAATGTTCTCAACCATGGAATGTCAAAAAGCTCAATTCTTTGTAACCATTCTTATCATTCTCTTTGCGGTTTCAAGTAGCAAAAATGTTTGTAACCCGGCCTGTAAGGCTAAAGAACCGTTCAACTGCGACAATCCACTTACATTCAACCGAACTAGTTTTCCAAAGAACTTCACTTTTGGTGCGGCTACTTCAGCCTACCAGGTACATATATCTTTGAAACTGACCTTTTAATAAGACATAGGGATCTATCAAGATTATTTTCATCAACCAAATATACGAATAATCTTTAACCCGGCctgcatgattttttttttgtaccagATCGAAGGTGCTTCACATAGAGCACTTAACGGATGGGACTATTTCACTCATAGATATCCAGGTCACAACACAtcattgattaaaaaaattccCGTATAATTAATTAGCATTCACCTTGATGTAGAGAAAGTTAAGTATATAAATAACGGATGGGAATATTTCACTCAGAAGTTATATATACTCATATTTCGATCTGCTATATATTTACAGAGAAAGTGCCAGACCACAGTTCTGGAGACCTTGCTTGTGATTCGTATGATCTTTACAAGGTAAGAGGCTATCCATGATGAATGTGTGTGTATACATGTTGTTTGTTCCATTTCAGAAATGTAACTGAGCTCTGGAACTCTCATATAACAGGAGGATGTCAAATTACTGAAAAGAATGAAGGCTCAAGCATACAGACTCTCAATAGCATGGTCAAGGATCTTACCAAGTAAGCGCAGATGATAAGACtaaattttcattattattattattattattatattttaactaatcTTACGACATATATGCTTCTACCCTTAGAGGGAAGATTGACTGGAGGGATTGACGAAAACGGGATAAAATACTACAATAACCTCATCAATGAGTTAAAAGCAAATggtaaatatattacataaatttgtatttttgataCATACATATATTATCAAGTTTTAATTGTCCGATGTATCAATTTTTGTTGTGTGAATAAAGGCATTGAACCGTACGTAACAATATTCCACTGGGATGTTCCCCAAACTCTAGAAGATGAGTATGGAGGTTTCTTGAGTCGACGCATAGTGTAAGtgcattaaataatatttatcttAAACTTGTTTTCTTTGTCTTAGGTTATGTTACTTATGTACATTACATAAGATCTATCTTTTTATCTAATATGTATGATACATGAGCAGAGAGGACTACAAAAACTATGCCGAGCTTCTATTTCAGAGATTCGGAGACAGAGTCAAATTTTGGATCACTTTAAACCAGCCTTACTCTCTCGCAAGCAAAGGTTATGGAGACGGATCGTATCCTCCTGGACGGTGCACTGGCTGTGAATTTGGAGGAGATTCTGGAACTGAGCCTTATATAGTTGCACATAACCAACTTCTAGCTCATGCAAAAACTGTAGCATTATACCGAAAACGATATCAGGTTCATATACTTACCAAATATTTCATGATTTTTTTCCTTCCAAGAAGATTTGTATGTAGTATATGTAACTTATAATCCAAAATATCTATGCATTCAGAAATTGCATGGTGGTAAAATAGGAACGACCTTGATCGGGAGATGGTTCACCCCATTAAACGAAAATAGCATTCGTGACACGGCTGCTGCAAAGCGGGCATTTGATTTCTTCGTTGGatggtatatatatttttcaattaaattGATTCTCAGATCACATGAATATTCACGAACACATACACATCTATAAAGCTTTTGTTATAGTGTTCAAATGTAACAAATATACTTgcagtatttaatttattatttttgttctatatatatatatatgtatgaaggTTTTTGGATCCATTGGTTTATGGAAGATATCCAAAGATAATGCGACAGATGGTTGGACCTAGATTGCCAAAATTCACACCTCAAGAATCAAAGTTAGTCAAAGGATCACTTGATTTTCTAGGGTTGAACTATTATGTTACACAATACGCGACCAATGCACCTCCTTCTACAAAACCTAGTGTCATAACCGATCCAAGAGTTACACTTGGATGTATGTAAAAAATTGTGcttcttatattatattatatatatatatatatatgtgtgtgtgtgtgtgtgagtgTAAATTTTCTAAACTCATATATTTCTCTCTACTTGGATACAGATTACCGCAACGGAGTACCTATTGGTGTTCAGGTAACTATCGACTTAGATTTATAATCATCATTTTTAAGAGATCACAGCGTTTATTTGAATTTCCTTCTGATAtgttcccttcttgtttacaggcGCCTAGCTTCGTCTACTACCCTCCAGGGTTCCGTCAGATTCTAAATTATATCAAAAACAAATACGGAAACCCACTTACCTACATCACTGAAAACGGTACCTACATATCATCATACCAATACAAATATGTTTAACCAATGTTTAAACAAATAGaaatatgtgtgtgtgtttaattTGGAAATATTGTGTTAAATTTTACAGGAATTGGAGATCTTGATATGGGAAACTTAACCCTGCCAAATGCTCTTGCTGATAATGGACGAATTCAAAATCATTGCAGCCATATTTCATGTCTAAAATGCTCTATCGAGTGAGTTAACTTTATTTGACATACTTTTGAGAATTATAAGTGGTtaacattatttcaaatttatttcagGGATGGATGCAACGTAGCAGGATATTTTGCATGGTCATTAATGGACAACTACGAGTTCGGAAATGGTTACACTCTCCGGTTTGGTATGAACTGGGTCAATTTCACTAATCCTGCTGATAGAAGAGAAAAAGATTCTGGAAAATGGTTTTCTAAGTTCATAATCAAACAATAAGAGGAATcgatatgatatacatacatacatacatatatatatatatatttatatatttgtgtgtgtgtgtatatatataattaaattaatgtaCTTCCAACCTATTGAATCTAATAATTATTGTACTCTATGTATTGTTggctttattttattataattatttaataaattttacgtGATGTGTATGTGTTTCTAATACAGTTGTAATAACCAGGTCTTGATTTCTGGCaattcataaattaataaataaaaattatatatagctTTTACCGTTCATATTTTATACTCTACGTGTCTTCTACGTACTCAAGCGtaacatttcaaaaattaaatcagtttaaataacaaaataggCACATGAAGATGTTGTCTAATTCAAGagaaaaatcaaaccaaaatgcTTTTGCTTATATTTTTGGTAGCGATTTAAGTTTGACAAAAAGAATGCTCACATATGGACTCTGCAGAGGAATATTCCGGCTGAGTTTTCATGTAACAAGAAAGATACTGAATCGTAAGTGCGGGTGACTTGTGGTTTCTATGATCTTTATAAGGTGTGAGACTATTACTGACTTTCGTTTCTAAATTCCAACAACGTTAGGCTCTCTGCTTTTCAGACTTCCAGCTTCTTGTCTTAAAGAGATAGAGATATTATGTCTAGTATTCCAATTGTCGGGCTAGGGTTGCATATAAATAGTGAAAGATATGCAACCCTATCATAAGCTAAACGAAACATTCGTTTGCAGCCAGTGGTGTGAAAGATTTGGTTTTTTCTCAGCTTTTTGTACTAGTTACTTATTTTCTACAATATAAATATGAATGTGATTAGATCTATAAGACATGGCTTATAAATAAGAAAGTTACTTAGTTGTAGATAATTTACCGTGAAAGTTGTGGTATTCTTACTCCTAACCTAAGAGTTCCACACTTGAATGGATCGGATGTTGCTGGGTTTTAAATCTATTCTCTCAGCAGCAGTTTTTGCAGCACGTACTTGTGGCACTAGTCTTGACTTCCCAGCCCTCCACAAACTTCCCAACTGTTTGAAAATAACAGCTTTCTGCCAGTTTACTTGCAAGTTAAACCTCCTCTGCATCAAAATAAGCAAATGTCAAACATGTTTATAATTTCATCTTGCGATTcaacaaaacatatatatatatacaaacctGAATTTCTTCCCACATTGTTTCTTTAGTCACTGCATCAAGTTTTTTCCAATCAAAAGGTGTTACCAGAACATGTTCCCTCACAAGAGGACCAAGAAAAGATGATAGTGTTACTGAACCAGGTCCAGCATGATCACCAAAGTCAGTGAATGTAACTGCAACCTTTTCATTAGGATTTTCAGCCATTCTACAGATCTTTGTTGGTCctcttttattcttttctttcacTTCATCCTCTGGTAGCTGAAATCCTTCAATACTAGGAATCTCATCATCTTGAGCATTGCTAACTCCATCTTCTTTCATATTaagagcttcttcttcgttctcTTTCTCATTTTCGTCATTCTCTTTCTCTACgtcttcaccttcttcttccATATTGGCAGCTTTTTCTTTATCCTTCTTCTGTTCATGTCAAGTCAAACAAACTTCTCCTTCTATCTCAGAATCTTCTTTATCATCTTCAGACATCGCTCTCAGTGTGATCAGCATCATCTTGCGGTTTTACATCTTCTACCTCCTCATCTTTTGGTGTTACATCTTCTACCTCATCATTATGCGGTGTTATATCTTCTATTTCATCATCTTGAGCAGCCACTTTCTTCTTTCTACCCCTTCTTCTCTTAGTTACAACTACATTCTTTTTTGGGGAAGCCACtttctttgattttcttttcttattcaCCTTTAATGTTGTTGAAGAAGAAACTTCTGGTGTTAGATCTTCTACCTCCAAGCCTAGATTATGTCTACTACGACGAGAACCTACTTGTCCTCCTCCTCTTGTCTTCGCCATATCTGAAACTGATAATCGAAAAACAGATTCAATC is drawn from Brassica rapa cultivar Chiifu-401-42 chromosome A05, CAAS_Brap_v3.01, whole genome shotgun sequence and contains these coding sequences:
- the LOC103868606 gene encoding myrosinase 4-like, with protein sequence MECQKAQFFVTILIILFAVSSSKNVCNPACKAKEPFNCDNPLTFNRTSFPKNFTFGAATSAYQIEGASHRALNGWDYFTHRYPEKVPDHSSGDLACDSYDLYKEDVKLLKRMKAQAYRLSIAWSRILPKGRLTGGIDENGIKYYNNLINELKANGIEPYVTIFHWDVPQTLEDEYGGFLSRRIVEDYKNYAELLFQRFGDRVKFWITLNQPYSLASKGYGDGSYPPGRCTGCEFGGDSGTEPYIVAHNQLLAHAKTVALYRKRYQKLHGGKIGTTLIGRWFTPLNENSIRDTAAAKRAFDFFVGWFLDPLVYGRYPKIMRQMVGPRLPKFTPQESKLVKGSLDFLGLNYYVTQYATNAPPSTKPSVITDPRVTLGYYRNGVPIGVQAPSFVYYPPGFRQILNYIKNKYGNPLTYITENGIGDLDMGNLTLPNALADNGRIQNHCSHISCLKCSIEDGCNVAGYFAWSLMDNYEFGNGYTLRFGMNWVNFTNPADRREKDSGKWFSKFIIKQ